Genomic segment of Leishmania braziliensis MHOM/BR/75/M2904 WGS CADA00000000 data, contig 5, whole genome shotgun sequence:
tgcaggcccgcgtgctgcagtcggtggcgcagcagcacaggcctCCCGGCAGCGTCTCGGCCCTCGGTCTGCCCTACGTGTCCGCCGaccccatcagcagcgctcacaCCGTCGACTGGGCGCAGGCCGacagcacgtcgccgagTGTCGCGCACTCCGCGGACtggggcacgctgcgcatcTACGTCTCTTACGAAGACCTCACGGACCCCGACTGCTACTGCTCCTACGCCGGGCAGCTTGTGAACAACCACGCTGGCGCTCTCGACATCTGCAAAGGCGAGGACATCCTCACGGACGCGAAGCGCCACACCCTGATCAGCGACCTCTTaccactggcgctgcagctgcacacggaGCGACTGgaggtgaggcaggtgcagggcacCTGGAAGGTGACCGGCATGAAGGGCGACGTGTGCGGCACCTTCAAGGTACCGCAGGAACACGTCACGGTAGGCGTCAGCAACACcgacttcgtgctgtacgtcGCCTCGGTGCCGAGCGGTGCGGATGTGATGGCGTGGGCTGTAATGTGCCAGGCGTTCCCTGACGACCGACCTGCCGTGGGTGTCGTCAACATCCCGACCGCCTACATTCAGTCAGCCTACGACCAGATTATGGTGCGCACCgtggcgcacgaggtggcgcacgccctcggcttcGACCTCACCGCTTTCGATGCACTCGAACTCATTCATGACGTGAAGGACTTGCGCGAGAGGAACTACGAAGTTCCTGTGCTCAGCAGCCCCACGGTggtggccaaggcgcgcgagcagtacggctgcACCACCTTGACGTTtctggagctggaggataCGGGCGGCTCGGGCTTTGCTGGATCACATCTTAAGGGACGCAACGCCAAGGACGAGCTCATGGCGCCTGCCTCGGATGCTGGGTACTACACTAACCTGACCATGGCCGTCTTCCAGGACTTCGGCTTCTACAAGGCGGACTTCACCaaggccgaggtgatgccgtgggcCAATCTGGCCAGCTGCGACTTCATCACCAAGAAGTGCATGGAGAACaacatcacgcagtggccgGAGATGTTCTGCAACACCACGGAGAGGCGGTATCGGTGCCCCAGCGACCGCCTTAAAATCGGGACGTGCAGCATAGTCAAGCATGACAACCCGCTGCCGACGTACTTCCGGTACTTCACCAAAACGTCTGTCGGCGGGAGCACAGAATTCATGGACTACTGCCCGATTATCGTGCCctacggcactgctgcttgcAATCAGGACCCATCGACGGCGTCGCCTTCTTTAAAGGAGTTCAgcgtcttctccgacgcgTCGCGCTGCTTGGATGGAGCCTTCACACCGAAGCACAGCACTGGTCCCCCTGGGCCGTACAATGGCTTGTGCGCCAACGTGAAGTGCGACAGAGCCCACCACACATACAGCGTCCAGgtgtacggcagcagcggctacgtcgcatgcacgccgggcCAGAGGCTGGAGCTGGCCACga
This window contains:
- the GP63-2 gene encoding GP63, leishmanolysin → MSRDRSSTHRRRSVAARLMRLAAAGLVMAVGAAAVWVQAAGHHCIHDRLQARVLQSVAQQHRPPGSVSALGLPYVSADPISSAHTVDWAQADSTSPSVAHSADWGTLRIYVSYEDLTDPDCYCSYAGQLVNNHAGALDICKGEDILTDAKRHTLISDLLPLALQLHTERLEVRQVQGTWKVTGMKGDVCGTFKVPQEHVTVGVSNTDFVLYVASVPSGADVMAWAVMCQAFPDDRPAVGVVNIPTAYIQSAYDQIMVRTVAHEVAHALGFDLTAFDALELIHDVKDLRERNYEVPVLSSPTVVAKAREQYGCTTLTFLELEDTGGSGFAGSHLKGRNAKDELMAPASDAGYYTNLTMAVFQDFGFYKADFTKAEVMPWANLASCDFITKKCMENNITQWPEMFCNTTERRYRCPSDRLKIGTCSIVKHDNPLPTYFRYFTKTSVGGSTEFMDYCPIIVPYGTAACNQDPSTASPSLKEFSVFSDASRCLDGAFTPKHSTGPPGPYNGLCANVKCDRAHHTYSVQVYGSSGYVACTPGQRLELATTSTAFVEGSYIMCPLYVEVCQANIKGVIDFEGDAADTAAV